GGGCGGGCCCCCCGGCGCCTGCCGTCCGGCTGCTGCCGCGCCGGCTGCCGGCCGAGCAGCTGCCGAAGGGCTTCGAGTACCCGCAGCACGGCATCGCGATCGGCATCGACGAGACGAACCTGGAGCCGGTGTTCGTCGACTTCGAGAGCGATCCGTTCTTCCTGATCTTCGGCGAGAGCGAGTCCGGAAAGACGGCGCTGCTACGGCTGATCGCCAAGCAGATCACCGAGCGCTACACCCCGGAGCAGGCAAGGATCGTGGTCGGCGACTACCGGCGGACGATGCTGGAGGCCGTACCCTCCTCGCATCTGCTGGAGTACGCGCCGATGACGTCCGCCATGGAAATGCACATGGACGCGATCAACACGGTCATGGGCAAGCGGGCGCCGAAGCCGGACATCACTCCGCAGCAGCTGCGCGACCGCAGTTGGTGGACCGGACCGCAGCTCTTCGTGCTCATCGACGACTACGAACTGGTCGCCACCAACTCCGGCAATCCGCTCTCGGTGCTGGTGGACAATCTGCCCTTCGCCCGCGATGTCGGCATCCGGTTCATCGTCGCGCGCAGCCAGGCCGGAGCGTCCCGGGCCATGTACGAGTCCTTCATGCAGCGCATCAAGGAACTGGGGGCGCAGGGCGTCATCCTGTCGGGCGACCCCGGCGAGGGCGACATCCTCGGCAATGTCCGGGCGCGGCCGATGCCTCCGGGGCGTGGCACGTTCGTCTCGCGCAAGCGGGGCGCACCGCTCGTGCAGCTGGGCTGGCTGCCGGACCAGTAGGGTGGTTCGCGCACCTCGATCGACACGTCTGTGGGAGGGACCGCGCCGATGGCTGACGCAAGCGAGAAGGAACGCCAGAAGGAAGAGCTGTACGCCCTCGACATCTCCGGTGTGGAGTGGATCGGCGCGCCCGGCACGAGCAAGGACGAGGAGCGCGTCGAGATCGCTCATCTGCCGGGCGGGGCGGTCGCGATGCGCTCGTCGCTGGACCCGGAGACGGTCCTGAGGTACACGGAGGCCGAGTGGCGTGCCTTCGTCCTCGGCGCGCGCGACGGCGAGTTCGATCTGAGGTAAGTGGACGTACGACAAGGGGGGTTGCCCGCCAGTGGCGGGCAACCCCCCTTGTGCGTCTGTCTGGTGCTCGTCAGTGCATCATGCGGAAACGGGCGGCGTTGCCCTTGTCCGTGTCCTGGTAGCCGATGACGGACTCGTCGAGCAGGCGCGCGATGTGGGCCAGGTCGGCGTTCAGGCCGTCCATGTCGCTGGCGAGGTTGCTCTGGATCTCGATGTAGGCCGTCTTGGCTTCACCGTCCCAGTTGCCCGCAACGCTCTTGACGTGCGACAGCAGGTCGCGGAGCTGCTCGTTCAGGTACTTCGAGGTGCCGCGGACGTCACTGGCGGCGGTGGTCACTGTGTCGTAATTGACCGCAGTCGTCATGCTGTACTCCTGGTAGCGATTCGGCGAGGTTCCGGACGGCTCAGATGCTGAGGATGGCGCTGCTGCCCTGCGAGGATTCCGCCTTGCGGAAGCTCTGGATGCGCTCGGTCTCCTGCGCATCGAAGCCGTCGGCGCTCATCTTCACGAGGTTCTGGAGGTTCTCCAGGTCGCGCTGCACGTTCCGCAGACGCAGGTTGAGGTCCTTCTGAACCCGGTCGTACTCCTGGCTCGCCGCGCCCTTCCAGCCGGACTGGATCTGGTCCACGACGCTGTTGAGCGAGCCGATCCGCGAGTTCAGCTCGCCCTGGAACTTGTCGATCTGCTTGGACAGACCGGTGATTTCGCCACTGGTTACGTTCAGGTCTTTGCCGCTACCCGACATCGTGCCCCTTCTTCCTTCGACGGTGACGTAGACGGAAGCCATGTGGATGCCGCCCCCGTGCCGGACCAGTCCTCACTGAGTCCTGCTGTCACTCTAACCACTTGATACGACAGTTCCAACTGCAAAGTCCCGTATGGAGACTTGGTTCACTGGGCCCTCTTGCGCCGGGTGTCCCGGATGACTGTCGCCGAGCCGGCGACCACAGCCACCAGTACGACGCCAATGCCCAACGCATAGGTTGCGTAACGCTCGTTGCGCTCCTGGACCGTCTCGGTCAGCGCCAGATGCGCCGCTTGCGGAGCGGGCGGCTTCGGCGGCCCGGGGTCCGCGCTCGGGGCGCTGATCGGCTTGCCGTCGCCGCTCAGGGCGCGCACCGGGTCGACGACCCCCCAGCCCACGAAGTTGTCCTTGCCGTTGATGCTGCGCTCGGCGGTCTGCTCGATCTGGGCGATGATCTGCTCCACCGTCCACTTGGGGTACTTGGCCTTCAGCAGCGCCGCTACGCCTGCGACATACGGGGCCGAGAAGCTGGTGCCGTTGTCGACGCACTGGCCGTTGCCGGGGACGGTGGAGACCACGTCGACGCCGGGGGCCGCGATCCCGACGAACTCGCCCGCCTGCGAGAAGGCCGCGCGTTCGTTGTTGCGGTCCGACGAGGCGACGGCGAGGACGCCCGGGAACGCCGCGGGATAGGTGGTCTTCAGCTTGCCGTCCATGCCGTCGTTGCCGGCGGAAGCGACGACGACGACCTTCGCCCTGATGGCCCGCTGCACGGCCTTGTTGAGCTCCGAGTCGAGCGACAGCGGCTTGGTGGTGTCCTGGGAGATGTTGATGACACCGGCACCCTTGGCGACCGCGTGATCGATCGCCGTAGCCATCGTGCGGTCGTTGCCGCTGTTGTTCTCGTCGTTCTGGCGGATCGGGATGATCGTGGCCTCGGGCGCCAGGCCTACGAAACCGGTGCCCTTGCGGGGACGCGCGGCAATGATGCCCGCGACCTTGGTGCCATGGCCGACCAGGTCGACCGTGCCGTCGGTCTTGCCGCGCTTCTCGTCCTGGTTGTTCTTGTCGGGCTTGAGGAGATCCCTGCCCGCCGAGGCGTCGACGGCGGACTTGAGCTGGACGTTGTCGTTGTCCACGCCCGTGTCTATGACGGCGACGCGTACGCCCTTGCCCTTGGTGTCCTGCCAGAGCTCGTCGAGCAGGACCCGCTGGAGCGGCCAGGGAATCCCCTCGATCTGCTGCTTCATCGGAAACGTGCACTCGCCACTGCCGTCGATGCCCAGCTCGTGGGGGACATCGTGGGCCTGGGCGTGAGGCGTGGCCGCCAGGCCCGTCAGCGCCGCCGCGACGGTCAGCAGGGCGGCCTTCCTGCGCAGATACGGCATCGGTCGCACCCCTACGAACCCTGCGGCTGACGCGCGCTGTTGGTGTCGAGGCGGGGCCCCTTGGACAGGAACTCCGACCAGGTGATCGGGACGAGCGTCGGGACGACCTTCTCGTAGCCGAGCCGGATCTGCGCCTGGCTGGGCTCGGGGCGGCCGTCCTGCTGCTTCTCCTGGCCGCCCGTGCCGATGTCGGAGCGGTCCTTGTCGCTGTCACCGTTCGCCTGGACCGCGTACCGCAGTCCGGTGTCGGTCACCAGGAACAGCGACCCGTCGGGCTTGGTCTGGTTGCCCTGGACCTGGGTGAACAGCAGGCCGGTTCCCGGGGTGACATAGGTGCTGGTGCCGCCCGCCGTGATCTCGGCGGGGTACTCGGACCCGGCCCAGGTCGACAGGGTCGTACGGCCCTTGCCATCGACCTTGCGCAGCACGCTGCAGACGGTGTCGCGTTCGCCGCCCGCTTCGTTGACCTGCTTGGACCGGAGCGAGGGCCAGTGCTTCTCGGCGGAGAAGAACTCGTCCTTCGGCGCGATCGACTGAGCGTCGACCGTGGTGGCCTCACCGCCCATGTTGAGCCGGTCGGTCTGCGGCGAGTTGATGAGCAGCCAGGCGACGAAGTCGGAGACCGGCTGCACCTTGCCGGCCAGTACGACGTAGTGCTGGGGTCCGGAGCCGGTCTGGGCCTGGAGCACCATGCCTATCCGGTCCTGCTTGTCCGTCAGCCCGCCGCCGACACCGGCCTTGGAGCCGACCTGACCCGGAATCACCGGGAAGTCGACCGGGCTGCCGTCGTGCAGAGTGGCCAGCCAGTCGTCGGTGACGGTCTGCGGCTGCTTGCTGCCGACGAGCGTGCGGGTGAGGAACGAGGCGTCCTTCCCGGTGCCGCGCACCAGGTACTTGGTACCGGCCGCGTCCACCAGGTAGCGCTGCTGGTCCTTCTCGCTCTGGACGTACAGGACTTGGCCGCCGCCCAGGCGCTGCTTGCCCTCGGTGCGCTTCAGATCGCGGTCGCCGAGGACGAACGTCGCCTTCTGCACACTGACTCCCTTGCCGCCACCGGGCTGCTCGCAGACGGCCCAGCGCTTGGCCTCGGCGGCGTCCGTGGCGGACGGCAGCCGGTCGGGTGCGTAGGGAATGCCGAGAATGGGGCCGCGCGGCGGCTTGCCGGAGTCCAGGATGTCGTCGCTGACCTGGATCACCTTGAACTGCTGGGGCGTGAGCAGCAGTCGGGCGGACGCGAGGTTCAGCACGGGGTGGAGCAGGACCTTCTCGCTCTTGCCCTTGCCCGTCGTCAGAACGACATAGCGCGTGGTAGAGCTCTTGCCGACGATCACGTTGGCGAAGGGCTTGTCCCAGTCCTTGGGCGCCTTGGGCTTGAACATGCCGAAGGCACCGAAGCCCGCCATGATCAGCGCGCCGACGATCAGGCTCGGGATGACGGCGCGCATCGGGCGCGGCGCCCCCTCCTCCGTACCTGTCGCGGAGGGTTGGAGGAATGCCGCCACCGTGCGCTTCTTCGCAAAGGTGTACGCGTTGAGCTCATCCCGCCGTGATGCCATGAGTCCCCATTGATAAAGAAGGCACTGTCTCCCCGCGGGGGCCTTGTGGTGAGCGCGGTCCCCGGGCCCGGCTTGCCGGACCGGCCCCCTACTATGCCTGTTGATCGATGGTGCTTGTGGGGCGGGTAGGGTGATCCAGCCGTCAGATGCCTTGCTGGGCAGGGCTGGACAGGGGTGATCGGGATGAATTGGGGCCTAATGAACT
This window of the Streptomyces sp. SLBN-118 genome carries:
- a CDS encoding DUF397 domain-containing protein, encoding MADASEKERQKEELYALDISGVEWIGAPGTSKDEERVEIAHLPGGAVAMRSSLDPETVLRYTEAEWRAFVLGARDGEFDLR
- a CDS encoding WXG100 family type VII secretion target, which produces MTTAVNYDTVTTAASDVRGTSKYLNEQLRDLLSHVKSVAGNWDGEAKTAYIEIQSNLASDMDGLNADLAHIARLLDESVIGYQDTDKGNAARFRMMH
- a CDS encoding WXG100 family type VII secretion target, whose translation is MSGSGKDLNVTSGEITGLSKQIDKFQGELNSRIGSLNSVVDQIQSGWKGAASQEYDRVQKDLNLRLRNVQRDLENLQNLVKMSADGFDAQETERIQSFRKAESSQGSSAILSI
- the mycP gene encoding type VII secretion-associated serine protease mycosin, coding for MPYLRRKAALLTVAAALTGLAATPHAQAHDVPHELGIDGSGECTFPMKQQIEGIPWPLQRVLLDELWQDTKGKGVRVAVIDTGVDNDNVQLKSAVDASAGRDLLKPDKNNQDEKRGKTDGTVDLVGHGTKVAGIIAARPRKGTGFVGLAPEATIIPIRQNDENNSGNDRTMATAIDHAVAKGAGVINISQDTTKPLSLDSELNKAVQRAIRAKVVVVASAGNDGMDGKLKTTYPAAFPGVLAVASSDRNNERAAFSQAGEFVGIAAPGVDVVSTVPGNGQCVDNGTSFSAPYVAGVAALLKAKYPKWTVEQIIAQIEQTAERSINGKDNFVGWGVVDPVRALSGDGKPISAPSADPGPPKPPAPQAAHLALTETVQERNERYATYALGIGVVLVAVVAGSATVIRDTRRKRAQ
- the eccB gene encoding type VII secretion protein EccB — protein: MASRRDELNAYTFAKKRTVAAFLQPSATGTEEGAPRPMRAVIPSLIVGALIMAGFGAFGMFKPKAPKDWDKPFANVIVGKSSTTRYVVLTTGKGKSEKVLLHPVLNLASARLLLTPQQFKVIQVSDDILDSGKPPRGPILGIPYAPDRLPSATDAAEAKRWAVCEQPGGGKGVSVQKATFVLGDRDLKRTEGKQRLGGGQVLYVQSEKDQQRYLVDAAGTKYLVRGTGKDASFLTRTLVGSKQPQTVTDDWLATLHDGSPVDFPVIPGQVGSKAGVGGGLTDKQDRIGMVLQAQTGSGPQHYVVLAGKVQPVSDFVAWLLINSPQTDRLNMGGEATTVDAQSIAPKDEFFSAEKHWPSLRSKQVNEAGGERDTVCSVLRKVDGKGRTTLSTWAGSEYPAEITAGGTSTYVTPGTGLLFTQVQGNQTKPDGSLFLVTDTGLRYAVQANGDSDKDRSDIGTGGQEKQQDGRPEPSQAQIRLGYEKVVPTLVPITWSEFLSKGPRLDTNSARQPQGS